The following proteins are encoded in a genomic region of Phycodurus eques isolate BA_2022a chromosome 11, UOR_Pequ_1.1, whole genome shotgun sequence:
- the slc29a3 gene encoding equilibrative nucleoside transporter 3 isoform X2: MDRRAPAHPSLNSSYIPVGLDNSTSSEDEENEDQTPSSVSLALRYTPDDRYCLVYIIFFLMGIGSLLPWNFFITAKSYWLYKMSNSTEEQRSDLSDYFESYLTFASTVPSVLCLILNYILVNRLSPHVRILSSLFVILLVFVATTVLVKVDVSHCRVEFFAGTLASVAVISGASNIFCGSVFGISAHFPMRISQALISGQAMGGTLSAVASIADLALSEDVTDSALAYFLTADIFILLCIFAYLLLPKLAFSRYYMMAATFTIPGERSAGEGGAAPSQTPPLRPILKKTWVLGLSVFCVFCVTIVVFPAVLSGIQSVNKDSGSPWTNTYFVPLAGFLLYNVADFCGRQSTAWLQVPGPTSRLLPALVVCRLL; this comes from the exons ATGGACAGACGAGCACCTGCGCACCCCAGCCTCAATTCCTCCTATATCCCCGTTGGCCTTGACAACTCTACTTCATCAGAAGATGAGGAGAATGAGGATCAGACTCCTTCCTCAGTGTCCCTGGCCTTACGCTACACTCCTGATGACCGCTATTGTTTGGTCtacatcatcttcttcctcatgGGGATCGGCTCTCTGCTGCCTTGGAACTTTTTCATCACAGCCAAAAGCTACTGGCTTTACAAAATGAGCAACAGCACAGAGGAGCAGCGGTCTGACCTCAGC GACTACTTTGAAAGTTACCTGACATTTGCTTCTACGGTGCCTTCAGTACTATGTTTGATTCTCAACTACATCCTTGTAAACAG GCTGTCTCCACATGTGCGCATCCTGTCATCACTCTTTGTCATCCTGCTGGTGTTTGTGGCGACCACTGTGTTGGTCAAGGTTGACGTGTCCCACTGCAGGGTAGAATTCTTCGCGGGCACACTGGCCAGCGTGGCCGTCATCAGCGGAGCTTCTAACATCTTCTGTGGCAGCGTGTTTGGCATCAGTGCACACTTCCCTATGAGGATCTCTCAAGCCCTCATATCAG GTCAGGCTATGGGAGGCACACTAAGTGCTGTCGCATCAATAGCAGATCTTGCACTGTCAGAGGATGTTACAGACAGCGCTCTGGCCTACTTCCTGACTGCAGACATCTTCATCCTGCTCTGCATCTTCGCATACTTGCTGCTCCCCAAGCTGGCCTTTTCAAG ATATTACATGATGGCCGCCACGTTCACCATTCCAGGAGAGAGGAGTGCAGGAGAAGGAGGAGCAGCACCCTCCCAAACGCCTCCTTTGAGACCCATTCTCAAGAAGACCTGGGTTCTAGGCCTGAGTGTCTTCTGTGTGTTCTGTGTGACCATCGTGGTGTTCCCCGCGGTGTTGTCCGGCATCCAGTCCGTTAACAAGGACAGCGGGAGCCCCTGGACCAACACATACTTTGTGCCCCTCGCCGGCTTCCTCCTTTACAACGTTGCCGACTTCTGCGGCAGGCAGTCCACCGCCTGGCTGCAGGTGCCGGGCCCCACCAGCCGACTTCTGCCTGCGCTGGTTGTGTGCCG GCTTCTCTAA
- the slc29a3 gene encoding equilibrative nucleoside transporter 3 isoform X1, whose protein sequence is MDRRAPAHPSLNSSYIPVGLDNSTSSEDEENEDQTPSSVSLALRYTPDDRYCLVYIIFFLMGIGSLLPWNFFITAKSYWLYKMSNSTEEQRSDLSDYFESYLTFASTVPSVLCLILNYILVNRLSPHVRILSSLFVILLVFVATTVLVKVDVSHCRVEFFAGTLASVAVISGASNIFCGSVFGISAHFPMRISQALISGQAMGGTLSAVASIADLALSEDVTDSALAYFLTADIFILLCIFAYLLLPKLAFSRYYMMAATFTIPGERSAGEGGAAPSQTPPLRPILKKTWVLGLSVFCVFCVTIVVFPAVLSGIQSVNKDSGSPWTNTYFVPLAGFLLYNVADFCGRQSTAWLQVPGPTSRLLPALVVCRSVLVPLIIFCNYQPRDHLHTVLFTHDVYPVVFNCLLGFSNGYLGTLPMIYGPKIVPRELAEATGVVMSFFLTLGLAGGSALSLVIVHAI, encoded by the exons ATGGACAGACGAGCACCTGCGCACCCCAGCCTCAATTCCTCCTATATCCCCGTTGGCCTTGACAACTCTACTTCATCAGAAGATGAGGAGAATGAGGATCAGACTCCTTCCTCAGTGTCCCTGGCCTTACGCTACACTCCTGATGACCGCTATTGTTTGGTCtacatcatcttcttcctcatgGGGATCGGCTCTCTGCTGCCTTGGAACTTTTTCATCACAGCCAAAAGCTACTGGCTTTACAAAATGAGCAACAGCACAGAGGAGCAGCGGTCTGACCTCAGC GACTACTTTGAAAGTTACCTGACATTTGCTTCTACGGTGCCTTCAGTACTATGTTTGATTCTCAACTACATCCTTGTAAACAG GCTGTCTCCACATGTGCGCATCCTGTCATCACTCTTTGTCATCCTGCTGGTGTTTGTGGCGACCACTGTGTTGGTCAAGGTTGACGTGTCCCACTGCAGGGTAGAATTCTTCGCGGGCACACTGGCCAGCGTGGCCGTCATCAGCGGAGCTTCTAACATCTTCTGTGGCAGCGTGTTTGGCATCAGTGCACACTTCCCTATGAGGATCTCTCAAGCCCTCATATCAG GTCAGGCTATGGGAGGCACACTAAGTGCTGTCGCATCAATAGCAGATCTTGCACTGTCAGAGGATGTTACAGACAGCGCTCTGGCCTACTTCCTGACTGCAGACATCTTCATCCTGCTCTGCATCTTCGCATACTTGCTGCTCCCCAAGCTGGCCTTTTCAAG ATATTACATGATGGCCGCCACGTTCACCATTCCAGGAGAGAGGAGTGCAGGAGAAGGAGGAGCAGCACCCTCCCAAACGCCTCCTTTGAGACCCATTCTCAAGAAGACCTGGGTTCTAGGCCTGAGTGTCTTCTGTGTGTTCTGTGTGACCATCGTGGTGTTCCCCGCGGTGTTGTCCGGCATCCAGTCCGTTAACAAGGACAGCGGGAGCCCCTGGACCAACACATACTTTGTGCCCCTCGCCGGCTTCCTCCTTTACAACGTTGCCGACTTCTGCGGCAGGCAGTCCACCGCCTGGCTGCAGGTGCCGGGCCCCACCAGCCGACTTCTGCCTGCGCTGGTTGTGTGCCGGTCAGTCTTAGTGCCGCTCATCATCTTCTGTAACTACCAGCCCAGGGACCACCTCCACACTGTGCTCTTCACTCACGATGTGTATCCTGTTGTTTTCAACTGCCTGTTAGGCTTCTCTAACGGCTACTTGGGGACTCTGCCGATGATCTATGGACCCAAGATTGTGCCCCGGGAGCTGGCAGAGGCCACCGGAGTGGTCATGTCATTCTTCCTCACTCTGGGACTCGCTGGCGGATCTGCTCTGTCTCTCGTTATTGTGCACGCTATCTGA